From a region of the Triticum aestivum cultivar Chinese Spring chromosome 7D, IWGSC CS RefSeq v2.1, whole genome shotgun sequence genome:
- the LOC123168468 gene encoding histone H3.2, whose product MARTKQTARKSTGGKAPRKQLATKAARKSAPATGGVKKPHRFRPGTVALREIRKYQKSTELLIRKLPFQRLVREIAQDFKTDLRFQSSAVSALQEAAEAYLVGLFEDTNLCAIHAKRVTIMPKDIQLARRIRGERA is encoded by the coding sequence ATGGCCCGCACGAAGCAGACGGCCCGCAAGTCCACCGGCGGCAAGGCGCCCAGGAAGCAGCTGGCCACCAAGGCGGCGCGCAAGTCCGCCCCGGCCACCGGCGGCGTCAAGAAGCCGCACAGGTTCCGCCCCGGCACCGTCGCGCTCCGGGAGATCCGCAAGTACCAGAAGAGCACGGAGCTGCTCATCCGCAAGCTCCCCTTCCAGCGCCTCGTCCGGGAGATCGCGCAGGACTTCAAGACCGACCTCCGCTTCCAGTCCTCCGCCGTCTCCGCCCTGCAGGAGGCAGCCGAGGCCTACCTCGTCGGGCTGTTCGAGGACACCAACCTGTGCGCCATCCACGCCAAGCGCGTCACcatcatgcccaaggacatccaGCTCGCCCGCCGCATCCGCGGGGAGCGCGCCTAG